One segment of Anopheles stephensi strain Indian chromosome 3, UCI_ANSTEP_V1.0, whole genome shotgun sequence DNA contains the following:
- the LOC118510628 gene encoding dynein assembly factor with WDR repeat domains 1, with protein sequence MRLIKIYLRYYPPGIALNYQKKGIEGTKMIDLFDLTPSCDLQVLTKQIASTEPLITQEVFPQVTEILEKLQKKLKEPVKTKFYLFKTLQTHILPLTNVCFDKSGKKCITGSYDRTCRIWNVESGDEEKVLKGHENVVFSVAYNYPRCDRILTGSFDKTAKIWNPVSGNCINTLWGHTAEIVGAEFNPHQCELVATCSMDNTARVFHSETGQEVHLFADHSAEVISARFNKEGTLLLTASFDETATVWDMRAKEHAIVIRGHEAELSNAVWNFQCNLIATSSLDRTAKLWDLRRLDDAQATASHKDEVLDVAFNCTGTRLATGSADCTAKVWDVTGNFELVTIMAGHTDEVSKVTFSPPGGLLLTASADKTARIWNSGTGTCTQTLSGHDGEVFSCSFNYSGDAIITASKDNTCKIWR encoded by the exons ATGAGATTAATAAAGATTTACCTTCGATACTATCCGCCAG GAATTGCTCTAAACTACCAGAAAAAGGGCATCGAAGGAACGAAAATGATAGATTTGTTCGATCTTACTCCAAG CTGTGATCTCCAAGTGCTAACGAAGCAAATTGCATCCACCGAACCACTTATTACGCAAGAAGTGTTCCCGCAAGTGACGGAAATATTGGAAAAGTTACAGAAGAAGCTGAAGGAACCGGTGAAGACCAAGTTCTATCTGTTTAAAACGCTACAAACTCACATTCTCCCGCTAACGAACGTGTGCTTCGACAAGTCGGGGAAGAA ATGCATCACAGGGTCTTACGATCGTACCTGCCGCATATGGAACGTGGAAAGCGGTGACGAAGAGAAGGTTCTTAAGGGGCACGAGAATGTCGTCTTTTCGGTCGCCTACAACTATCCCAGATG CGACCGCATCCTTACCGGCTCCTTTGACAAAACTGCCAAGATATGGAATCCCGTCTCGGGCAACTGTATCAACACACTGTGGGGCCATACGGCCGAAATCGTTGGTGCCGAGTTTAACCCACACCAGTGCGAGCTGGTCGCTACCTGCAGCATGGACAATACGGCCCGTGTGTTTCACTCGGAAACGGGCCAGGAGGTACATCTGTTCGCGGATCATTCGGCCGAGGTTATATCGGCACGGTTCAACAAGGAGGGAACGTTGCTGCTGACAGCATCGTTCGATGAAACTGCCACCGTGTGGGATATGCGAGCGAAGGA ACACGCCATCGTTATCCGGGGCCACGAAGCGGAACTCAGCAATGCCGTGTGGAACTTCCAGTGCAATCTTATCGCGACCAGCTCGCTCGATCGCACAGCCAAGCTATGGGATCTGCGACGGCTGGACGATGCACAGGCAACGGCCAGCCACAAGGACGAGGTACTGGACGTTGCGTTCAACTGTACCGGCACCCGGCTAGCTACCGGCAGTGCGGACTGTACCGCCAAAGTGTGGGACGTGACGGGGAACTTCGAGCTGGTCACCATTATGGCGGGCCACACGGATGAAGTGTCCAAGGTGACGTTCAGCCCACCGGGAGGTTTGTTGCTCACGGCATCGGCCGACAAGACGGCCCGGATCTGGAACTCGGGAACGGGCACCTGCACGCAAACCCTTTCCGGCCACGATGGTGAAGTGTTTTCCTGCTCGTTCAACTATTCCGGCGATGCCATCATCACCGCGTCCAAAGACAACACGTGTAAGATATGGAGATGA
- the LOC118510629 gene encoding glycosyltransferase-like domain-containing protein 1-like, with protein MAHILILEAFYGGSHKQLIDVLVKYLDEREYDLLTIPAKKWHWCARMSALQFAGRISTAHRYQTIFCSSVLNLSELIGMRTDLAHCRKIVYFHENQLCYPVRESKQRDVQYGINQITTCLCADRVLFNSRYNMDSFLDSIQSFLNIVPNMSFKGVREKIAPKCEVLYYPVEFSNLSTRTDEKEDKENKPLHIIWPHRWEHDKNPEQLLEALLALQEKGVSFHISILGERFETIPKCFENLEDQLPGKVLQFGPLAREDYRRTLAEGDVVLSTALHEFYGVAMLEAVHSGCVPLAPNRLVYPELYPKDKLFNTTGQLVKQLYNWCRNRALFEKHRDAFFDQINLDVYSAEQLVPKFVSAIRNGS; from the exons ATGGCACACATTTTAATTCTGGAAGCATTCTACGGCGGGTCGCATAAGCAACTGATAGATGTTTTAGTAAAGT ATCTTGACGAGCGTGAGTACGATTTACTTACGATACCGGCGAAAAAATGGCACTGGTGTGCGCGGATGAGTGCGCTACAGTTTGCCGGACGCATTTCCACAGCCCATCGGTACCAAACCATCTTCTGCAGTTCGGTGTTGAACCTTTCGGAATTGATAGGAATGCGAACGGATTTGGCTCACTGTCGGAAGATTGTTTACTTTCACGAAAATCAACTGTGCTACCCGGTTAGGGAGAGCAAGCAGCGTGATGTACAGTACGGAATCAATCAAATTACGACGTGCCTTTGCGCTGACCGGGTGCTATTTAATTCACGGTACAACATGGACTCCTTCCTGGACAGTATACAATCGTTTTTGAACATCGTACCGAACATGAGCTTCAAGGGCGTGCGGGAAAAAATCGCCCCCAAGTGTGAGGTTTTATATTATCCCGTAGAGTTTAGCAATCTTTCAACGAGAACCGATGAAAAAGAGGACAAGGAAAA CAAACCTCTTCACATAATTTGGCCTCACCGGTGGGAGCACGATAAAAATCCTGAACAACTGCTAGAGGCACTGCTGGCACTTCAGGAAAAAGGAGTAAGCTTCCACATCTCGATACTGGGGGAACGGTTCGAAACCATTCCTAAGTGTTTCGAGAACCTGGAGGATCAACTTCCCGGGAAGGTGCTACAGTTTGGCCCACTGGCTCGGGAAGACTACCGGCGCACGTTGGCGGAAGGCGATGTGGTACTGTCTACAGCGCTACACGAGTTTTACGGAGTCGCAAT GCTCGAAGCAGTACACAGCGGATGTGTTCCGCTCGCTCCGAATCGGCTAGTGTACCCGGAACTATACCCGAAGGACAAACTGTTCAACACGACAGGACAGTTGGTGAAACAGCTGTACAATTGGTGCCGCAATCGTGCCCTGTTCGAAAAGCATCGTGATGCCTTCTTTGATCAAATCAATTTGGACGTGTATTCGGCTGAGCAGCTGGTTCCGAAGTTCGTAAGCGCTATAAGGAACGGGAGCTGA
- the LOC118510630 gene encoding 40S ribosomal protein S15Aa-like produces the protein MVRISVLADALKCINNAEKRGKRQVLIRPNSKVVIRFLTVMMKHGYIGEFEIVDDHRSGKVVVNLTGRLNKAGIISPRFDTKVNDLERWTNNLLPSRQFGYVVLTTSGGIMDHEEARRKHLGGKILGYFF, from the coding sequence ATGGTCCGTATCAGCGTGCTGGCCGATGCACTGAAGTGTATCAACAATGCGGAAAAGCGTGGCAAGCGCCAGGTCCTGATTCGCCCGAACTCGAAGGTGGTCATCCGCTTCCTGACCGTCATGATGAAGCACGGCTACATCGGCGAGTTCGAAATCGTGGACGATCATCGCAGCGGAAAGGTGGTGGTAAATCTGACCGGGCGCCTCAACAAGGCCGGCATCATCTCGCCCCGGTTCGACACCAAGGTGAACGATCTGGAACGCTGGACCAACAATCTGCTGCCGTCGCGTCAGTTTGGCTACGTCGTGCTCACGACCAGCGGTGGAATCATGGACCACGAAGAGGCCAGGCGGAAGCATCTGGGAGGAAAGATTCTGGGATATTTCTTCTAA
- the LOC118510632 gene encoding importin-13, whose amino-acid sequence MDEVQTIEAAVLSFYRGGSEQQKETHKWLQQVQNSPQAWSFCWDLMQLNKSSEIQFFGAITLNSKLRSDWAEVPKEAHHELKQKLLETIVLFGNGPKIVLNRLCISLGLFIVHMLRHPTVIEEVTNMFLHEQLGNLAKVTQIEILMAVLEGIPEEVKTIRTQIPRPVVCEELNRNAEFVMQTVVTYLNEKLSHSAVEPHDMNGLINAAKCTGTWVAHGNVHLNDREAMIQTLLKAVHYCYWKEPKDDGCLMPEENELAETALKSLANIISSYATQSTKYSFTIINYMKLFLDVLVPILDAEYKENNDNENLALIIYALFISTLECFSSAIFAGIATDSEEVAKVYTRTVDMLIKCTDKPGTYPVDESCSTYAMEFWYMLQEEVLSMDNGEHKKRCLEAIKPVYAHVVKVLVRKSQLPTESSLHKWNDDDLEAFRCYRQDIGDTLLSCHDVLNDLMLDVLSEALDESIMYLSYDPQSTESWTLLEATIHAFCSIAQKIEYTEHQQIVKLLKILNEIPYEKYNDKLFGMALETVGAYSEWIGDNPKYLPSAITLLVKGLNSTKASQATLGLKDLTSECQKEVIPYALPLLDACRTALQEGHLKNAEMIRLMYTVGNILSVISYENIIVYLDAMVSPCFEELQVHVQNNDLTEPTKARVVLRLEMISKLFSSLNIRKPTEGGDGMLHKGCLAVEGAVGGQKLPFPGTPGVPGGPVQPILLILEKTMGLLKDLCKLWIHDETVIDTLCKALQQALTNLMDDIKPLLTEMCCLVLSILNTNCVVSAADIAGNFILMFYKDQDSRQLMVQLFTAIMDYNFNQMQQNLGKLSRIADLIETFYAFNTRISKKIPICYSEVQVDCMKLVDFATKCMMLPETGPMKKSVAFITMFVKESTNHPVMMNVVLAQGENIVRSTFLCIGGTALRTQVEIFADIFLALNFRYPTEFVQWMKLLEIPNFPTAYVSGNDKEQFMRKVIKERVNKRLVQDHVRKFAALCRNIVEYENK is encoded by the exons ATGGATGAAGTGCAAACTATAGAAGCGGCCGTCCTATCCTTCTACCGTGGCGGATCCGAACAGcagaaagaaacacacaaatgGCTCCAGCAGGTACAGAACAGTCCGCAGGCCTGGTCCTTCTGTTGGGATCTAATGCAGCTGAACAAATCGTCCGAGATCCAGTTTTTCGGAGCAATCACACTCAATTCGAAGCTGCGAAGTGATTGGGCCGAAGTGCCCAAGGAGGCACACCACGAACTGAAGCAGAAGCTGCTGGAAACGATCGTACTTTTTGGGAACGGTCCTAAGATCGTACTGAACAGGCTGTGCATCTCA CTTGGTCTTTTTATCGTGCACATGCTGCGCCATCCGACGGTAATCGAGGAGGTGACGAATATGTTCCTGCACGAACAGCTGGGCAATCTTGCGAAGGTGACCCAGATCGAGATACTGATGGCGGTGTTGGAGGGCATCCCGGAGGAGGTTAAAACCATACGCACACAGATCCCGCGGCCCGTGGTTTGTGAGGAGCTGAATCGGAATGCAGAATTCGTGATGCAAACCGTGGTGACGTACCTGAACGAGAAGCTTAGCCACAGTGCGGTCGAACCGCACGACATGAACGGGTTGATAAATGCGGCCAAATGTACCGGCACGTGGGTAGCACACGGAAACGTCCATCTGAACGATCGTGAAGCGATGATACAAACGCTGCTGAAAGCCGTCCACTACTGCTACTGGAAGGAACCGAAGGACGATGGGTGTCTGATGCCGGAAGAGAACGAACTCGCGGAAACGGCACTAAAGTCGTTAGCG AACATTATCTCTTCGTATGCAACTCAAAGCACGAAATACTCGTTCACCATCATCAACTACATGAAGCTGTTCCTGGACGTGCTCGTACCGATCCTGGACGCCGAGTACAAAGAGAACAACGACAATGAAAACCTTGCCCTCATTATCTACGCCCTGTTCATCTCCACCCTCGAGTGCTTTTCGTCCGCAATCTTTGCCGGCATCGCCACCGACTCGGAAGAGGTGGCCAAGGTGTACACGCGGACGGTCGATATGCTTATAAAGTGTACGGACAAACCGGGCACCTACCCGGTCGATGAGTCGTGCAGTACGTACGCGATGGAGTTTTGGTACATGCTGCAGGAGGAGGTCCTTTCGATGGACAACGGTGAGCACAAGAAACGCTGCCTCGAAGCAATCAAACCCGTGTACGCGCACGTGGTGAAGGTTTTGGTCCGAAAGTCTCAGCTCCCGACGGAATCATCCCTCCACAAGTGGAACGATGACGATCTGGAAGCGTTCCGATGCTACCGGCAGGATATCGGCGATACACTGCTCTCCTGCCACGACGTGCTGAACGATCTCATGCTAGATGTGCTGTCGGAAGCGCTCGATGAATCGATCATGTACCTCAGCTACGATCCCCAGTCAACCGAAAGCTGGACACTGCTGGAAGCGACCATCCACGCGTTCTGCTCGATCGCGCAAAAGATCGAGTACACCGAGCATCAGCAGATAGTGAAGCTGCTCAAGATCCTGAACGAAATTCCGTACGAAAAGTATAACGACAAGCTGTTCGGGATGGCACTGGAAACGGTCGGTGCGTACAGCGAATGGATCGGCGACAATCCCAAGTATCTCCCGTCCGCCATTACGCTGCTGGTGAAGGGTCTTAACTCGACCAAAGCTTCCCAGGCGACGCTCGGCCTCAAGGATCTGACGTCCGAATGTCAGAAGGAAGTTATACCGTACGCGCTGCCACTGCTGGACGCGTGCCGTACGGCGCTGCAGGAAGGCCATCTTAAAAATGCCGAAATGATCCGGCTAATGTATACCGTCGGCAACATACTGAGCGTCATCTCGTACGAAAACATTATCGTCTACCTGGACGCGATGGTTTCGCCCTGCTTCGAGGAACTGCAGGTACACGTACAAAACAACGACCTCACCGAACCGACCAAGGCGCGCGTGGTGTTGCGGCTCGAAATGATCTCGAAGCTGTTCTCGTCGCTCAACATCCGGAAACCGACCGAAGGCGGCGACGGTATGCTGCACAAGGGATGTTTGGCGGTGGAGGGTGCGGTGGGCGGACAGAAGTTACCTTTCCCGGGCACACCGGGTGTGCCGGGCGGTCCGGTACAGCCAATCCTGCTAATACTGGAGAAAACGATGGGCCTGCTGAAGGACCTGTGCAAGCTGTGGATACACGACGAGACTGTTATCGATACGCTGTGCAAAGCGTTGCAGCAGGCGCTGACGAATCTGATGGACGACATTAAACCGCTGCTTACTGAGATGTGCTGCCTGGTGCTGTCGATCCTCAACACAAACTGTGTTGTTTCGGCGGCCGACATTGCGGGCAAT TTCATTCTCATGTTCTACAAGGATCAAGACTCTCGACAACTGATGGTGCAGCTGTTTACCGCCATCATGGACTACAACTTTAACCAGATGCAG cAAAACTTGGGAAAACTGTCCCGCATAGCGGATTTGATCGAAACGTTCTACGCGTTCAACACGCGGATATCGAAGAAGATTCCAATATGCTACAGTGAGGTACAGGTCGACTGTATGAAGCTGGTAGACTTCG CCACCAAGTGTATGATGTTACCCGAGACTGGACCGATGAAGAAGAGCGTAGCGTTCATCACGATGTTCGTCAAGGAATCGACCAATCACCCGGTGATGATGAATGTAGTACTGGCGCAGGGTGAAAACATAGTACGGTCTACCTTTTTGTGCATTG GTGGTACAGCCCTTCGCACACAGGTGGAAATATTTGCCGACATCTTTCTCGCCCTCAACTTCCGCTATCCGACCGAGTTCGTCCAGTGGATGAAGCTGCTAGAGATACCGAACTTCCCGACCGCGTACGTCAGCGGCAACGATAAGGAACAGTTTATGCGAAAAGTTATAAA GGAACGAGTGAACAAGCGTCTGGTGCAGGACCATGTGCGAAAGTTTGCCGCACTGTGCAGAAATATCGTTGAGTATGAGAACAAGTAA
- the LOC118510634 gene encoding RNA-binding protein with serine-rich domain 1-A, whose translation MARSKNRSDSEESEKADKKQRGRDKERKKRSSSSSDSSASSSGSSSSRSSSGSRSSSSSSSSSSSSSSSSSSSEADRSRTKRKTNTRSRSRSKSPAEPAQNWDKQSAATAKEPAAAKGTSVRSKSKDRSDRRSSEPRDNDKENKQGRAASVDKSNKDSRSRRSRSGSSKRKRRERSVTPRPIRIHIGRLTRNVNRDHIMEIFSSYGEIRHVDFPMDRFQTFGRGFCYVEYVDPDGAENAMKNMDGGQIDGQEITASPVLVPKTRPPPRRPSPIMRNNRPMPRWRASPMRYRRRPSIRRSPRRRRSRSPVRRRRQSNSSDSSR comes from the exons AT GGCACGTTCGAAAAATCGCTCCGATTCGGAGGAATCGGAAAAGGCCGACAAGAAGCAGCGCGGTCGCGACAAGGAGCGCAAAAAGCgcagctccagcagcagcgataGTAGCGCCAG CTCATCCGGTAGTAGCTCGTCACGCAGCAGTTCCGGTTCCCGGTCGAgctcatccagcagcagctcgtcaTCTTCCAGCTCTTCGTCGTCATCCAGCAGTGAAGCCGATCGTTCCCGCACCAAGCGCAAAACGAACACTCGCTCACGGTCGCGCAGCAAGAGCCCAGCCGAACCGGCCCAAAACTGGGACAAACAGTCGGCGGCAACTGCCAAGGAACCGGCCGCAGCAAAGGGTACGAGTGTGCGTTCGAAATCGAAGGACCGGTCAGATCGTCGCAGCTCCGAACCACGCGACAAtgacaaagaaaacaaacagggCCGGGCAGCATCGGTTGACAAATCGAACAAAGATTCACGTAGCCGCCGTTCCCGGTCCGGGTCGTCGAAGCGAAAGCGCCGCGAGCGTTCCGTTACACCGCGCCCAATACGCATCCACATTGGGCGACTAACGCGCAACGTTAACCGGGACCATATTATGGAGATTTTCAGCTCGTACGGTGAGATACGGCACGTCGATTTCCCCATGGATCGGTTCCAAACGTTTGGCCGTGGGTTCTGCTACGTGGAGTACGTCGATCCGGACGGTGCCGAAAATGCGATGAAAAACATGGACGGCGGACAGATCGATGGGCAGGAAATAACGGCTTCACCGGTGCTGGTGCCGAAAACCCGACCACCACCGAGACGCCCGTCGCCGATAATGCGCAACAATCGGCCGATGCCGCGCTGGCGAGCGTCACCGATGCGTTACCGCCGTCGTCCATCGATTCGACGCAGCCCGAGACGCAGACGTTCCCGCAGTCCGGTGCGAAGACGCCGCCAGAGTAACAGCTCGGACAGTTCGCGCTAG
- the LOC118510633 gene encoding syntenin-1-like: protein MSLYPSLEDMMVDKMVQSQNTAIATAVAQQQQQQQYQPYPPSAPATKDAYGGLYPNFTDANRPTPPVGAAGLMYPDLYEYMGLELSKEMIHANLPQYVPQATVPSTAIVQQQSAVAIVNNANMVAPVSGHFTGLQRGQVTNGIRELIMCKGADKKVGLRVQAINKGIFVCVVVKNSPAAMAGLRFGDQILQINGTLVAGFSVDDVHKLLKKSDSNNISVVVRDRPFERAITLHKDSSGSFGFQFNNGTITAIVKDSSAARNGLIIDQQLLEVNGQNVIAMKDKEIGQLISASEQVITLTIVPKMIYDVMMKKLSTSWLRGKMDHSVPDF, encoded by the exons ATGTCGCTCTATCCGTCGCTAGAAGATATGATGGTGGACAAAATGGTCCAGTCACAAAACACGGCCATCGCAACGGCTGtggcgcaacagcagcagcagcaacaatacCAGCCTTACCCACCGTCGGCACCTGCTACGAAGGATGCTTACGGTGGTTTGTATCCCAACTTCACCGATGCAAACCGTCCCACGCCTCCGGTGGGTGCAGCCGGCCTTATGTATCCCGATCTGTACGAATACATGGGCCTGGAGCTTTCGAAGGAAATGATCCATGCGAACCTTCCACAGTACGTGCCACAGGCGACCGTTCCCTCTACCGCGATCGTACAGCAACAGTCGGCCGTCGCGATCGTGAACAATGCTAATATGGTCGCACCCGTTTCGGGTCACTTTACCGGGCTGCAGCGTGGTCAGGTGACTAATGGAATACGCGAG CTCATCATGTGCAAGGGTGCGGACAAGAAAGTTGGCCTTCGGGTGCAGGCAATCAATAAGGgcatttttgtgtgcgtggTCGTCAAGAACAGTCCGGCCGCAATGGCCGGGCTACGTTTCGGTGATCAGATACTGCAGATCAATGGTACGCTGGTGGCAGGCTTCTCCGTCGACGATGTGCACAAGCTGCTGAAGAAGAGCGACAGCAATAACATCTCGGTGGTGGTGCGCGATCG ACCCTTCGAGCGTGCCATCACCCTGCACAAGGACTCATCCGGTAGCTTCGGTTTCCAGTTCAACAACGGTACGATCACGGCCATCGTGAAGGACTCGTCGGCGGCTCGCAACGGGCTCATCATCGATCAGCAGCTGCTCGAGGTAAACGGTCAGAACGTAATCGCGATGAAGGACAAAGAAATCGGGCAGCTGATCAGTGCTTCGGAGCAAGTCATCACGCTCACGATCGTACCGAAGATGATCTACGACGTGATGATGAAGAAGCTGTCCACGTCGTGGTTGCGGGGCAAGATGGATCATTCGGTGCCGGATTTTTAA